One Luteolibacter flavescens DNA segment encodes these proteins:
- a CDS encoding beta strand repeat-containing protein — protein sequence MKIPRPHSRGNLIETAFGLGCLFATAIPAAHAASDTWTGSGGNNLWQTPGNWTSATQFPGAAANDFTSADDASFGAAGSGAVDLGSTLNVRTILFGISGGNASVFTIGDANDTLNLSTAGGVTVNAGVTTAQQVSSAGGSIHLSTAANSTVTLTNNGSGLLTVAGSVVAVPPAASNSLLAVGGSGNVAITGAITETGDGGSALLKTGTGTLTLSNGGTFTGAGAIGYMPATPAGYPLVVREGTLRLNGGAHAVDTELVIGGVVTNGGAGQNAKVQVDAGTLSVGSWLSIGRGNGTGTVSSDLVISNAGAVTTASLSGGFNGGNAANLVKGSVTINDTGTLTVTGNNANYNWGESPGSVFTMTLNGSSKLIHNGNASGTRIGEGGTGILDIASANATADVRNLIIGRGTNAIGAVYNKGTLKSVGQDGLFLGDGGGSVSYFRNDNGAATVPNDNAANIVAGIGANSNSVVDVISGTITATRVAACCFNNNANNGQFNVTGGTLGAGATGFVLADTNARTGAKWANVNVTGTGVFQSTGPVNLSNPNLAGNVTVFAIANGGTLSVDTISSTGPNSEGYLHFNNGTLRANSATTAQIATPNVDRITVHSGGMTIDTNGFNKTMAAQVASPVADGTATFGVTGISVSGTGTGYKGRPVVKITGGGGTGAAAMATYDVVTGQVTGVTVTSPGTGYTSAPTVSILGGGGTAITATATIGAAAGGSLTKAGAGTLTWNGAHAFTGPIIVTGGELATGGSHTGSPLTIQSGGRVNVVDTAGAVGSLTVGTLTLSSGSLLTLETGAGNTADKIVCTGGSHGTVAISLYDSGTTNPALPGTYTLIQYSGSFTGGVTGLSIANQRPGFNYTFHDTGTAITVDVISVDADGDGMSDSYEIANGLNPNDATGVNGANGNLDGDFATNYEEFLAGTQANNPASDPMNVDNDGLRDSWEITHFGSIATQNGTDDSDGDFDSNLMEFTAGTLPANAGSFSDTDADGLGDGWEILYFGNIAAKNGTVDSDGDLFTDLQEYKYGSVPTDSSHSPAFAKAAHRWSFTNSLNDSVGTSHATIENGATSNTNPVTLNATNVKFTGGAKADSQWVKLGANLLPAHNTPVTIELWATMDALQNWARIFDFHSGATENLFMSWSQGVTAATDRVEWRDNAVFTTNNTNNWIVGTKYHIVMTIEPAPVAGSSVVKWYSAPMYDGESYLDLGPPRGTATVANAIGMMNDTINALGHSPYNDNAPSATYDEVRIWNGVMREWALESLYEQGPDNAAQADSDNDKLPDSYERYYFNGLAQTPNGDYDGDLSSNIEELYAGSNPADATSSPNDSDADGLPDAWEMGYFNDLDENGGGDPDGDRATNAEELAAGTAPMLYTSFPDSDNDGMSDGWELYYVGNLSNSGTGDTDGDGFNLLQEFVQRGAPDDPLSPGVADGDADNDGLPDRWEVAWFGPTTIASQNGTDDTDGDGFNNLAEYQATSDPTLSVFTPTDINGDGAVDQHVFHGMTAAGTGLRDKDGQATAFTTRLGGTGASIPTNDPNLDLDTAAGTLAMTTASADVNGQVNMAQFEAIGIPLSSLGFTAAQDFRIRAHYVNLPALAGYDQIGAWVGTSSTAMTRASAIGAGYAALGVNTNAATDANAFFGAGGTAGAAGRDLTVIIERIGGNWSMSCNGNPCSPTAQPAFLNGLGNLQAGVFVLDQDTHKTVALESFTAVSFGTASTGGDADNDGMDDAWETANLGGTTRDGTGDLDNDGVIDLLEFAFNGGANNGSSRGQITSALADTNANGQKELTLTIATRIGAVFTAQPDGSQQATVGGLTYRVRGSLNLTSFTSAVAHVSTAAATDPAYELHTFRLTASEGLGGKGFLRAEATHP from the coding sequence ATGAAAATCCCTCGGCCACACTCCCGTGGCAACCTGATCGAGACCGCATTCGGTCTGGGTTGCCTCTTCGCCACGGCCATCCCCGCCGCCCATGCCGCATCCGATACCTGGACGGGCAGCGGTGGAAACAACCTCTGGCAAACTCCGGGCAACTGGACCTCCGCGACGCAATTCCCCGGCGCGGCAGCCAATGATTTCACCAGCGCGGATGACGCCAGCTTCGGCGCGGCTGGCTCCGGTGCCGTGGACCTGGGCTCCACGCTGAATGTCCGCACGATCCTCTTCGGCATCTCCGGCGGGAATGCCTCCGTCTTCACCATCGGCGATGCGAATGACACGCTGAACCTCTCCACCGCGGGCGGCGTGACGGTGAATGCCGGTGTCACCACCGCGCAGCAGGTCAGCTCGGCCGGTGGCTCGATTCATCTTTCCACCGCCGCGAATTCCACGGTGACGCTGACGAACAATGGCAGCGGCCTGCTCACCGTGGCAGGCAGCGTGGTGGCCGTGCCGCCCGCCGCTTCGAATAGCCTGCTGGCCGTCGGCGGCTCGGGAAATGTCGCGATCACCGGGGCCATCACCGAGACCGGGGACGGCGGCTCGGCACTGCTGAAGACGGGCACCGGCACGCTCACGCTTTCGAATGGCGGTACCTTCACCGGTGCCGGGGCCATCGGCTACATGCCCGCCACCCCGGCCGGCTATCCGCTCGTCGTCCGCGAGGGCACGCTGCGCCTGAATGGCGGCGCGCATGCCGTGGATACCGAGCTGGTCATCGGCGGCGTGGTCACGAATGGCGGCGCGGGCCAGAATGCAAAGGTGCAGGTGGACGCGGGCACGCTCAGCGTCGGCTCGTGGCTTTCCATCGGCCGCGGCAATGGCACCGGCACCGTCTCCTCAGACCTCGTCATCAGCAATGCGGGCGCGGTGACGACCGCCAGCCTCAGCGGCGGCTTCAATGGCGGCAACGCGGCGAACCTCGTGAAGGGCTCCGTCACCATCAATGACACCGGCACCCTCACCGTCACCGGCAACAACGCGAACTACAACTGGGGCGAGAGTCCCGGGTCGGTTTTCACGATGACGCTGAACGGTTCCTCGAAGCTCATCCACAATGGCAATGCCTCCGGCACCCGCATCGGTGAAGGCGGCACGGGCATCCTCGACATCGCCAGCGCGAATGCCACGGCGGACGTGCGGAACCTCATCATCGGGCGCGGCACGAATGCCATCGGCGCGGTTTACAACAAGGGCACGCTCAAGTCCGTGGGGCAGGACGGCCTCTTCCTCGGCGATGGCGGCGGCAGCGTCAGCTACTTCCGGAACGACAATGGCGCGGCGACCGTGCCGAATGACAATGCCGCGAACATCGTGGCGGGCATCGGCGCGAATTCGAACTCGGTCGTCGATGTGATCAGCGGCACCATCACCGCCACGCGTGTGGCGGCCTGCTGTTTCAACAACAACGCGAACAACGGGCAGTTCAACGTCACGGGCGGCACGCTCGGTGCGGGCGCGACCGGCTTCGTCCTCGCCGACACGAATGCCCGCACCGGGGCGAAGTGGGCGAACGTGAATGTCACCGGCACCGGCGTCTTCCAGAGCACCGGCCCGGTGAACCTCTCGAATCCGAACCTGGCGGGGAATGTCACCGTCTTCGCCATCGCGAACGGTGGTACGCTCTCCGTGGACACCATCTCCAGCACGGGTCCGAACAGCGAGGGGTACCTTCATTTCAACAACGGCACGCTGCGCGCGAACAGCGCCACCACCGCCCAGATCGCCACGCCGAATGTCGATCGCATCACCGTCCACTCCGGCGGCATGACGATCGATACGAATGGCTTCAACAAGACGATGGCGGCGCAGGTCGCGAGCCCGGTCGCGGACGGCACCGCCACCTTCGGCGTCACCGGCATCTCGGTCAGCGGCACGGGCACCGGCTACAAGGGCCGCCCGGTCGTGAAGATCACCGGTGGCGGCGGCACGGGTGCCGCGGCCATGGCTACCTACGATGTCGTCACCGGCCAGGTCACCGGCGTCACCGTGACCAGCCCCGGCACCGGCTACACCAGCGCGCCCACCGTCTCCATTCTGGGTGGTGGGGGCACGGCCATCACGGCCACCGCCACCATCGGCGCGGCGGCTGGAGGATCGCTGACGAAGGCGGGCGCGGGCACGCTTACGTGGAATGGCGCTCACGCATTCACCGGTCCCATCATCGTCACGGGCGGCGAGCTTGCCACCGGCGGCAGCCACACCGGCAGCCCGCTCACCATCCAGAGCGGCGGCCGCGTGAATGTGGTGGATACCGCCGGAGCGGTCGGCTCGCTCACCGTCGGCACGCTCACGCTGAGCAGCGGCTCGCTCCTCACGCTCGAGACCGGCGCGGGGAATACCGCGGACAAGATCGTCTGCACCGGCGGCTCGCACGGCACCGTGGCCATCTCGCTCTATGACAGCGGCACCACGAATCCCGCGCTACCCGGCACCTACACGCTCATCCAGTACAGCGGCAGCTTCACCGGAGGCGTCACCGGCCTGTCCATCGCGAACCAGCGCCCAGGTTTCAACTACACCTTCCACGATACCGGCACCGCCATCACCGTGGACGTGATTTCGGTGGATGCGGACGGCGACGGCATGTCCGACTCGTATGAGATCGCGAACGGCCTGAACCCGAATGACGCCACCGGCGTCAATGGCGCGAATGGCAATCTCGACGGCGACTTCGCCACGAACTACGAGGAATTCCTCGCGGGCACGCAGGCGAACAACCCCGCCTCCGATCCGATGAACGTGGACAACGACGGCCTGCGCGACAGTTGGGAGATCACCCACTTCGGCAGCATCGCCACGCAGAATGGCACCGATGATTCCGACGGCGACTTCGACTCGAACCTGATGGAATTCACCGCGGGCACGCTGCCGGCGAATGCGGGCAGCTTCAGCGACACCGATGCGGACGGCCTCGGCGATGGCTGGGAGATCCTGTATTTCGGAAACATCGCGGCGAAGAACGGCACGGTGGATTCGGACGGCGACCTCTTCACCGACCTGCAGGAATACAAGTATGGCTCGGTTCCGACCGACTCCTCGCATTCGCCCGCCTTCGCGAAGGCGGCGCACCGCTGGAGCTTCACGAACAGCCTGAACGACTCCGTCGGGACCAGCCACGCCACCATCGAGAACGGCGCGACCAGCAACACCAATCCCGTGACGCTGAATGCCACGAACGTGAAATTCACCGGCGGCGCGAAGGCCGATTCGCAGTGGGTGAAGCTGGGTGCGAACCTGCTGCCCGCGCACAATACCCCGGTCACCATCGAGCTGTGGGCGACGATGGATGCCTTGCAGAACTGGGCTCGCATCTTCGACTTCCACAGCGGTGCCACCGAGAATCTCTTCATGAGCTGGAGCCAAGGCGTCACCGCGGCGACGGACCGTGTCGAGTGGCGGGACAATGCCGTATTCACGACGAACAACACCAACAACTGGATCGTCGGCACCAAGTATCACATCGTCATGACCATCGAGCCCGCGCCCGTGGCCGGCAGCTCCGTGGTGAAGTGGTACTCCGCACCGATGTATGACGGGGAGTCCTACCTGGACCTCGGCCCGCCGCGCGGCACCGCCACCGTGGCAAACGCCATCGGCATGATGAATGACACCATCAATGCCCTCGGCCACTCGCCCTACAATGACAATGCTCCCAGCGCGACCTACGACGAGGTCCGCATCTGGAACGGCGTCATGCGCGAGTGGGCGCTGGAGTCCCTCTACGAGCAGGGCCCGGACAATGCCGCTCAGGCCGACTCCGATAATGACAAGCTGCCCGACTCCTACGAGCGCTACTACTTCAACGGCCTCGCCCAGACGCCGAACGGCGACTACGACGGCGACCTGAGCAGCAACATCGAGGAGCTCTACGCCGGCAGCAATCCCGCCGACGCCACCTCCAGCCCGAATGACTCGGACGCAGACGGACTGCCGGACGCGTGGGAGATGGGTTACTTCAACGACCTCGATGAAAACGGCGGCGGCGATCCCGATGGCGACCGTGCGACGAATGCCGAGGAACTCGCGGCCGGGACGGCTCCGATGCTCTACACGTCCTTCCCGGACAGCGACAACGACGGCATGTCCGACGGCTGGGAGCTGTATTACGTGGGCAACCTGAGCAATTCCGGCACCGGCGATACCGACGGGGACGGCTTCAACCTGCTCCAGGAATTCGTCCAGCGGGGCGCTCCGGATGATCCGCTCTCACCCGGCGTGGCCGATGGCGACGCCGACAATGACGGGCTGCCCGACCGCTGGGAGGTCGCGTGGTTCGGCCCCACCACCATCGCCTCGCAGAATGGTACCGACGACACGGACGGCGACGGCTTCAACAACCTCGCGGAATACCAGGCCACGTCCGATCCGACGCTGTCCGTCTTCACGCCGACCGATATCAATGGCGACGGCGCGGTGGACCAGCACGTCTTCCACGGCATGACGGCCGCGGGCACCGGCCTGCGTGACAAGGACGGCCAGGCGACCGCATTCACCACCCGTCTCGGTGGGACAGGAGCGTCCATCCCGACGAATGATCCGAACCTCGATCTGGACACCGCCGCCGGGACGCTGGCGATGACCACCGCATCCGCGGATGTGAATGGCCAGGTGAACATGGCGCAGTTCGAGGCGATCGGCATCCCGCTTTCCTCGCTCGGCTTCACGGCTGCGCAGGACTTCCGGATCCGTGCGCACTATGTGAATCTGCCGGCGCTCGCGGGCTACGACCAGATCGGCGCCTGGGTGGGCACCAGCAGCACGGCCATGACGCGTGCCTCCGCCATCGGTGCGGGCTACGCCGCGCTCGGGGTGAATACGAATGCCGCCACGGATGCGAATGCGTTCTTCGGTGCGGGCGGGACTGCCGGTGCCGCTGGCCGCGACCTCACCGTCATCATTGAGCGCATCGGTGGGAATTGGTCGATGAGCTGCAATGGGAATCCATGCAGCCCCACCGCCCAGCCCGCCTTCCTGAATGGCCTCGGCAATCTCCAGGCCGGTGTCTTCGTCCTCGACCAGGACACGCACAAGACCGTGGCGCTGGAGAGCTTCACCGCCGTCAGCTTCGGCACCGCCTCCACCGGCGGTGATGCGGACAATGACGGGATGGATGATGCCTGGGAGACCGCGAATCTCGGCGGCACCACCCGGGACGGCACCGGCGACCTGGATAATGACGGCGTGATCGACCTGCTTGAGTTCGCCTTCAATGGCGGGGCGAACAACGGATCGTCACGCGGCCAGATCACCAGCGCGCTCGCCGATACAAATGCGAATGGCCAGAAGGAGCTCACGCTCACCATCGCCACCCGCATCGGGGCGGTCTTCACCGCGCAGCCCGACGGTAGCCAGCAGGCCACAGTCGGCGGCCTCACCTACCGGGTCCGCGGATCGCTGAATCTGACGAGCTTCACCAGCGCGGTGGCGCACGTCTCCACGGCTGCGGCCACGGATCCCGCCTACGAGCTCCACACCTTCCGCCTCACGGCATCGGAGGGTCTGGGGGGCAAGGGCTTCCTCCGTGCCGAGGCCACGCATCCGTAG